The following proteins are co-located in the Dromiciops gliroides isolate mDroGli1 chromosome 2, mDroGli1.pri, whole genome shotgun sequence genome:
- the POMC gene encoding pro-opiomelanocortin, with protein sequence MPKPSWSCLGALLVALLFQASVEVNGQCSEEGQWDVAMIKSALMQCIDSLDVNSSPGVLEFKGAGQGKANLALKSSWNKSKQRKGRSVSVSSDGENEDQKRQELVAEDFLDLLSPTVWEEDKEMQGEGLPLLRTARQSDHKRSYSMEHFRWGKPVGKKRRPVKVQPNGVEEHSTESNSANFKRDLHRKLNYAEVSELDDGEGGDAMEPNRDKVKKDKEPYRMQHFRWGPPPSTRNKRYGGFMVSEKSHTPLMTLFKNAIIKSAHEKGQ encoded by the exons ATGCCGAAGCCTTCTTGGAGCTGTCTTGGGGCCCTGCTCGTGGCCTTGCTGTTTCAGGCCTCAGTGGAAGTTAATGGTCAATGTTCAGAGGAAGGCCAGTGGGATGTTGCAATGATTAAAAGTGCTCTGATG CAATGCATCGACTCCCTCGACGTGAACAGCTCACCCGGGGTACTTGAATTTAAAGGCGCTGGACAAGGAAAGGCAAATTTGGCCTTAAAATCCTCTTGGAATAAAAGTAAGCAAAGAAAAGGTCGCAGCGTCAGTGTCAGCAGCGATGGAGAGAATGAGGACCAAAAGAGACAGGAGCTAGTAGCGGAGGACTTTTTGGATCTGCTCTCTCCAACAGTTTGGGAAGAGGACAAAGAGATGCAAGGCGAGGGTCTGCCATTGCTCCGAACAGCCAGACAATCAGATCACAAAAGGTCCTACTCCATGGAGCACTTCCGCTGGGGGAAGCCAGTGGGTAAAAAGAGGCGCCCTGTGAAGGTGCAACCCAATGGGGTGGAAGAACACTCTACAGAATCCAATTCTGCAAACTTCAAAAGGGACCTCCATAGGAAGCTCAACTACGCTGAGGTTTCTGAGCTAGATGATGGTGAAGGAGGTGACGCCATGGAACCAAATAGAGACAAAGTGAAAAAGGATAAGGAGCCCTATCGGATGCAGCATTTCCGCTGGGGTCCCCCTCCCTCCACCAGGAATAAGCGGTATGGCGGCTTCATGGTTTCTGAGAAGAGTCATACCCCTCTCATGACATTGTTCAAAAATGCCATCATCAAGAGCGCCCACGAGAAGGGGCAGTGA